The following are from one region of the Streptomyces tuirus genome:
- a CDS encoding antibiotic biosynthesis monooxygenase family protein, whose protein sequence is MSVVKINVLTVPAEQRETLEKRFASRAHAVEHSDGFEWFELLRPVEGTDTYLVYTRWRDEESFQAWMEGPMKSAHQGGGEGGERPKPAASGSTLWSFEVVQQAGPKQV, encoded by the coding sequence ATGAGCGTAGTCAAGATCAACGTGCTGACCGTGCCCGCCGAGCAGCGGGAGACGCTGGAGAAGCGGTTCGCCTCCCGGGCGCACGCCGTGGAGCACTCCGACGGGTTCGAGTGGTTCGAGCTGCTCCGCCCGGTGGAGGGCACCGACACCTACCTCGTCTACACGCGGTGGCGTGACGAGGAGTCGTTCCAGGCCTGGATGGAGGGGCCGATGAAGAGCGCGCACCAGGGCGGCGGCGAGGGCGGCGAACGGCCGAAGCCCGCGGCGAGCGGTTCCACGCTGTGGTCCTTCGAGGTGGTGCAGCAGGCCGGGCCGAAGCAGGTCTGA
- a CDS encoding diacylglycerol/lipid kinase family protein, whose product MGSAMDERFHRRQRWAARGALAAAALAALLPLVSGGLRGLLLLVAGLAGLALTAAALWWVLSRRGAVRIVSAALAVVAPVGLITLFATANLLWVVFVSLLLWCAAVWSGRYALRSTGLRTVRVKEYRTPPPLRPFLLLNPRSGGGKVEKFNLREKAEALGAQVVLLDPDQQHDVTALAKAAVAEGADLLGVAGGDGTQALVAAVAAEHGLPFLVIAAGTRNHFAMDLGLDRDDPATCLDALTDGVELRVDLGFADDHPFVNNASFGVYGAVVQSPGYREDKVGAALERLPDLLTRQSGPRLTATADGTTVADPQAILVSNNAYRMDDPFGFGRRERLNSGRLGVLAVRVDSAVEAAELLLSPRPEGLTVLTAQHVVIDADEPQLDVGLDGEALTMPAPVHCRIARRALRVRVPRDRPGVPEAPPRLDWRRLRKLAAAVGRTAVPTRSGRV is encoded by the coding sequence ATGGGATCGGCGATGGACGAGCGGTTTCACCGCCGGCAGAGGTGGGCCGCCCGGGGCGCCCTGGCCGCGGCCGCACTGGCGGCGCTGCTGCCGCTCGTCTCCGGCGGACTGCGAGGACTGCTCCTGCTCGTGGCGGGCCTCGCGGGACTCGCCCTGACCGCGGCCGCGCTCTGGTGGGTGCTGTCCCGGCGGGGAGCGGTTCGCATCGTGTCGGCCGCGCTGGCCGTCGTCGCGCCCGTCGGCCTCATCACCCTCTTCGCCACCGCGAATCTGCTCTGGGTGGTCTTCGTCTCCCTGCTCCTGTGGTGCGCGGCGGTCTGGAGCGGCCGCTACGCCCTGCGCAGCACGGGCCTGCGGACCGTACGGGTCAAGGAGTACCGCACACCGCCGCCGCTGCGTCCCTTCCTGCTGCTCAACCCCCGCTCCGGCGGCGGCAAGGTCGAGAAGTTCAACCTGCGGGAGAAGGCCGAGGCACTGGGCGCGCAGGTCGTCCTGCTCGACCCGGACCAGCAGCACGACGTCACCGCCCTGGCCAAGGCCGCCGTGGCCGAGGGAGCCGACCTCCTGGGCGTCGCGGGCGGCGACGGCACCCAGGCCCTGGTCGCCGCCGTCGCCGCGGAGCACGGCCTGCCGTTCCTCGTCATCGCCGCCGGTACCCGCAACCACTTCGCCATGGACCTGGGCCTGGACCGGGACGACCCCGCCACCTGCCTCGACGCCCTCACCGACGGCGTCGAACTCCGCGTCGACCTCGGGTTCGCCGACGACCACCCGTTCGTCAACAACGCCTCGTTCGGCGTGTACGGGGCCGTCGTCCAGAGCCCCGGCTACCGCGAGGACAAAGTGGGCGCGGCCCTGGAGCGCCTGCCCGACCTGCTCACCCGGCAGAGCGGCCCGCGTCTGACCGCCACCGCCGACGGCACCACCGTCGCCGACCCGCAGGCCATCCTGGTCAGCAACAACGCCTACCGCATGGACGACCCCTTCGGCTTCGGCCGGCGCGAGCGGCTCAACTCGGGGCGGCTGGGCGTGCTCGCCGTCCGCGTGGACAGTGCGGTGGAGGCCGCCGAACTCCTGCTGTCCCCGCGCCCGGAGGGGCTCACCGTGCTCACCGCCCAGCACGTCGTCATCGACGCCGACGAACCGCAGCTGGACGTCGGCCTCGACGGAGAGGCGCTCACCATGCCCGCTCCCGTCCACTGCCGCATCGCGCGCCGTGCCCTGCGCGTCCGGGTGCCCCGCGACCGTCCCGGAGTCCCCGAGGCGCCCCCGCGGCTCGACTGGCGCCGGCTGCGCAAGCTGGCCGCCGCCGTCGGGCGCACCGCCGTACCCACGCGCTCCGGGCGCGTCTAG